From the genome of Gopherus evgoodei ecotype Sinaloan lineage chromosome 5, rGopEvg1_v1.p, whole genome shotgun sequence, one region includes:
- the THNSL2 gene encoding threonine synthase-like 2 isoform X2, with protein sequence MRYISTRGEAKSIDFEGALFSGYAPDGGLFMPQEIRTLDYNTLRTWSAFSYPELVKELSSLFISSELIPRKELNDLIDSVFRRFRHKNVVHLARLKNGLNVLELWHGVTYAFKDLSLSCTGQFLQYFLKKRKKHITILVGTSGDTGSSAIESVRGENNMDIFVLLPKDLCSQIQELQMTTVIEDNVHVFIAHGNSDEIDEPIKELFADADFARKYNLMSLNSINWSRIMVQIAHYFYAYFQCTPSMDMTPLPAVEIVVPTGGGGNLTAGYIAQQMGLPIQLVAVVNNNDIIHRTIQHGDFSFSRSVKSTLASAMDIQEPYNMERILWLLSDCDGSLIKTLMEQFYMSKNLTLPEGLHRKQTQVLFSTRLSSKVPRCHAQSKTCS encoded by the exons ATGAGGTACATCAGCACTCGAGGAGAAGCCAAGAGCATTGACTTTGAAGGAGCCCTCTTTTCTGGCTATGCACCGGATGGTGGCCTTTTCATGCCCCAGGAAATCCGTACCCTGGACTATAACACCCTGCGAACATGGAGTGCCTTCTCCTATCCAGAGCTGGTGAAGGAGCTGAGTTCACTCTTCATCTCATCTGAACTAATCCCACGGAAAGAGCTGAATG ATCTGATTGACAGCGTCTTCCGGAGGTTCAGACACAAAAATGTTGTGCATCTGGCCAGGCTGAAGAATGGATTGAATGTTTTGGAGCTCTGGCATGGTGTAACTTATGCCTTTAAGGACTTGTCCTTGTCCTGCACAGGACAGTTTTTACAGTACTTCCTGAAGAAAAGGAAGAAGCACATCACTATTCTAGTCG GAACTTCGGGAGACACCGGTAGCTCGGCAATTGAAAGTGTGCGAGGGGAAAACAACATGGATATCTTTGTTCTCTTACCCAAAGATCTCTGCAGCCAGATACAAGAACTGCAGATGACGACGGTGATCGAAGATAACGTCCATGTGTTTATTG CTCATGGAAATAGTGATGAAATTGATGAGCCGATCAAAGAATTGTTCGCTGATGCAGATTTTGCTAGAAAATACAATCTGATGAGCTTGAACTCAATCAACTGGTCTAGGATTATGGTGCAGATCGCTCACTACTTCTATGCTTACTTTCAATGCACTCCATCCATGGACATGACTCCACTGCCAGCTGTGGAAATTGTTGTGCCAACAGGGGGTGGAGGAAATCTCACag CTGGATATATTGCACAGCAAATGGGACTTCCAATCCAACTCGTTGCTGTTGTAAATAATAACGACATTATCCACAGGACAATTCAGCATGGAGATTTCTCATTCTCGAGGAGTGTTAAGTCAACTTTAGCTTCTGCAATGGATATTCAG GAACCTTACAATATGGAGAGAATCTTATGGCTGCTTTCGGACTGTGATGGCAGCTTGATTAAAACTCTGATGGAACAGTTTTACATGTCGAAAAACCTTACACTCCCAGAAGGATTGCACAGAAAG